In Lysinibacillus sp. FSL M8-0337, the following proteins share a genomic window:
- a CDS encoding crosslink repair DNA glycosylase YcaQ family protein — MIHLTNRQARQFLLLKHGLLDDYKFSGKRGVLDFTRQVGCIQYDPIDVCGKNAELVLQSRIKEFTKEMLADLLYEERSLVDYPDKNLAIIPIEDWPYFERYREAARQHAKRYPEMEALTTLVRAHIQNHGALSSDDLKLDGDFSWQSAIHWSSGNNSSRSVLEQMYSTGELIIHHKKGSRKYYDLAKKYIQPTLLTASEPLVDELAHYKWRVLRRIGSVGLLWNRSSDAWLNIWGLKAAQRKEVFSQLLQENHIVAVAVEEMKDMLYCLAEDLPLIEAVLQNPEPKWRCELIAPLDNFLWDRKLITALFNFDYTWEIYTPASKRKFGYYVLPLVYGEHFIGRAEIIAERKTSTLIVKNIWYENSVKQTTQLRTALNSCLKKFATFNGCETI, encoded by the coding sequence ATGATTCACTTAACAAACCGCCAGGCACGACAATTTCTGTTGTTGAAACATGGACTTTTGGACGACTATAAATTTAGCGGGAAACGGGGTGTATTGGACTTTACTCGACAGGTTGGCTGTATTCAGTACGACCCTATCGATGTTTGCGGAAAAAATGCCGAATTGGTGTTACAGTCTCGAATCAAAGAATTTACTAAAGAAATGCTCGCCGATTTGCTGTATGAAGAAAGAAGCCTTGTCGATTATCCCGACAAGAACCTCGCTATTATCCCTATTGAGGACTGGCCGTATTTTGAACGCTATAGGGAAGCCGCCCGACAACATGCTAAACGCTATCCCGAAATGGAAGCGTTGACAACGCTAGTACGGGCTCATATCCAAAATCACGGTGCACTAAGTTCAGATGATTTAAAATTGGATGGAGATTTCTCTTGGCAATCAGCCATTCACTGGAGTAGCGGAAACAATTCATCTCGCTCAGTACTGGAACAGATGTATTCAACGGGTGAGTTGATTATCCATCATAAAAAGGGAAGCCGTAAATATTACGATTTAGCTAAGAAGTACATACAGCCAACTCTGCTGACTGCATCAGAGCCCCTAGTTGATGAACTTGCGCATTATAAGTGGCGGGTACTACGTCGAATCGGCTCGGTCGGTCTCTTATGGAATCGTTCGTCAGATGCATGGTTGAATATTTGGGGGTTGAAAGCAGCACAACGCAAAGAGGTTTTTAGCCAGCTATTACAAGAAAATCACATTGTTGCCGTTGCCGTGGAGGAAATGAAGGATATGCTGTATTGCCTTGCGGAGGATTTACCGCTTATTGAAGCGGTTTTGCAAAATCCGGAACCAAAATGGCGTTGCGAGCTGATTGCGCCGCTCGATAATTTCCTTTGGGATAGAAAACTGATTACTGCATTGTTTAACTTTGATTATACGTGGGAGATTTACACACCTGCAAGCAAACGAAAATTCGGCTACTATGTGCTCCCCCTCGTATATGGAGAACACTTCATTGGACGAGCCGAGATTATCGCAGAGCGAAAAACTAGCACACTCATTGTTAAAAACATCTGGTACGAGAACAGTGTGAAGCAAACAACTCAATTGCGTACAGCTTTAAACAGCTGTCTCAAAAAATTTGCTACCTTTAACGGGTGTGAGACTATTTAG
- a CDS encoding DUF3997 domain-containing protein — translation MKRWIVILICLFISGCAGLGDYSIDLSGNYSLLRTSSHNITIAPKSKNGEGMWDENVIPAKVVEVGWNKDYIIAKQQAYPNEEYFYWILNVKDEYVEGPFILNDFQKKIKEYGITNLELKLVEDIQ, via the coding sequence ATGAAAAGATGGATAGTAATTCTGATTTGTTTATTCATAAGTGGTTGTGCCGGTTTAGGAGATTATAGTATTGACTTATCTGGGAATTATTCACTTTTGCGAACTTCAAGTCATAATATTACGATTGCACCTAAAAGTAAGAATGGTGAAGGAATGTGGGATGAGAATGTTATTCCTGCAAAAGTTGTAGAAGTTGGTTGGAATAAAGATTACATAATTGCAAAACAGCAGGCTTACCCTAATGAAGAGTATTTTTACTGGATTTTAAATGTTAAAGATGAATATGTAGAAGGACCTTTTATTCTTAATGACTTTCAAAAAAAAATAAAAGAGTATGGTATTACTAACTTAGAATTGAAATTGGTAGAAGATATACAATAA
- a CDS encoding VanW family protein — protein MVVFCLGSVMALAGCQDKIKHEQIEKDDVQQPVMYTQDKEQEVGPVVVEIVNPQSKEIIHIVSPIELGFETDPVLYKKNIEQLAQQLARGTETKVGFDKRMMLDKVDDNGRIIKGSPLVILKESELVEKIMAASVTGGTVEMPLYITESGYYFEDIPYLEDVVVASYTTYFTASDIGRNKNIELSAKAIHNVIVGSGDTFSFNTVVGPRDEANGYQPAPEIINKKLVMGIGGGICQTSSTLFNAVDQLPIKFVERHHHSLDVGYVPKGRDATVSYGGLDFRFQNTSDVPFLIKATYGQDFLTVEIRTAKKYQEILTKLPSQ, from the coding sequence ATGGTTGTATTTTGTTTAGGCAGTGTAATGGCTTTAGCAGGTTGTCAGGATAAAATAAAGCATGAACAAATTGAAAAAGACGACGTGCAACAACCCGTTATGTACACGCAGGACAAGGAGCAGGAAGTAGGTCCTGTAGTGGTTGAAATTGTTAATCCACAATCTAAAGAAATCATCCACATCGTATCGCCCATAGAATTAGGCTTTGAAACAGACCCAGTCTTGTATAAAAAGAACATTGAACAATTAGCACAACAATTAGCGAGAGGCACAGAAACAAAAGTTGGTTTTGATAAGCGAATGATGCTTGATAAAGTCGATGACAATGGTCGTATTATAAAAGGTAGTCCATTGGTTATTTTAAAAGAAAGTGAATTAGTAGAAAAAATTATGGCAGCATCAGTAACGGGTGGTACAGTAGAAATGCCATTGTATATTACTGAAAGTGGCTATTATTTTGAAGACATACCGTATTTAGAGGATGTAGTAGTGGCTTCTTATACAACATATTTCACTGCTTCGGATATCGGAAGAAATAAAAATATTGAACTTTCAGCAAAAGCCATTCACAATGTGATAGTTGGTAGCGGAGATACTTTTTCGTTTAATACTGTTGTAGGCCCTAGAGATGAAGCGAATGGCTATCAGCCCGCACCTGAAATTATTAATAAAAAACTTGTTATGGGCATTGGTGGGGGGATTTGCCAAACATCTTCAACATTGTTTAATGCAGTCGATCAACTCCCGATTAAATTTGTGGAGCGACATCATCATTCTTTAGATGTAGGATACGTTCCAAAGGGCAGAGATGCAACGGTGTCCTATGGTGGTTTAGATTTTAGATTTCAAAACACGAGTGATGTACCATTTTTAATAAAGGCAACCTATGGACAAGATTTTCTGACAGTGGAAATAAGGACAGCAAAAAAATATCAAGAAATTTTAACAAAGCTTCCCTCACAATAA
- a CDS encoding HAD-IA family hydrolase, whose product MKHIIFDFDGTLADSTAVFASVWNTIAKKHEFKEVQLEDIDALKKLSIAERSKLFNFPLHKLPTILPQFYRLYQQSLQDVHLFHGMKDVIKELDKKGYTIAIISSNSKDNILAFLQTNGIDHVSEVLCSSRIFGKDKVIKKYLKQANLKTSDVLYIGDEQRDIVACKKVGIPIIWVGWGYDAIEIVQSAEPEYKVFTPAEILTIMEDL is encoded by the coding sequence ATGAAACATATTATATTTGATTTTGATGGCACACTTGCGGATTCCACGGCAGTGTTTGCATCTGTATGGAATACGATTGCTAAAAAACATGAATTCAAAGAAGTACAGTTAGAAGATATTGATGCACTAAAAAAATTATCGATTGCTGAACGAAGTAAATTATTTAACTTCCCGTTACACAAGCTACCTACTATACTCCCGCAATTTTATCGCTTATATCAGCAATCATTACAAGATGTTCATCTATTTCACGGTATGAAAGATGTCATAAAAGAACTCGATAAGAAAGGATATACAATCGCCATTATTTCCTCCAACTCAAAAGATAATATTTTGGCGTTTTTACAAACTAATGGTATCGACCATGTCTCCGAAGTACTATGTTCGAGCCGAATTTTTGGTAAAGATAAAGTGATAAAAAAATATTTAAAACAAGCCAATTTAAAAACATCAGATGTTTTATATATTGGGGATGAGCAACGTGATATTGTCGCATGCAAAAAAGTAGGTATTCCAATTATATGGGTTGGTTGGGGGTATGATGCTATTGAGATTGTTCAATCAGCAGAACCCGAATATAAAGTATTTACTCCTGCCGAAATACTAACTATTATGGAAGATTTATAA
- a CDS encoding GntR family transcriptional regulator, translated as MLPIQIDTNSPLLLYMQVGNQLIEQIAKGHIQDNEMLPSIRNMAQDIGINIHTVSKSYRELEKKAIIKMENRLKATVIARSNRRLDETQLHHLELSIKNMIMEAYVMGYSKKQIKQYITKVLDQVQ; from the coding sequence ATGCTACCTATTCAAATAGATACCAATAGCCCATTGCTATTATATATGCAGGTCGGCAATCAACTAATTGAACAGATTGCAAAAGGACATATTCAAGACAATGAAATGCTTCCTTCCATTAGAAATATGGCGCAAGATATAGGAATCAATATACATACCGTTTCAAAAAGCTATCGTGAACTTGAGAAAAAAGCGATTATCAAGATGGAAAATCGCTTGAAAGCAACTGTTATCGCTCGTTCAAATCGACGGTTAGACGAAACCCAATTACATCATCTCGAACTTTCTATAAAAAACATGATAATGGAAGCTTATGTAATGGGTTATAGCAAGAAACAAATCAAACAATATATCACAAAAGTATTAGACCAAGTGCAGTAA
- a CDS encoding PLD nuclease N-terminal domain-containing protein, which yields MKLHYGLDELNDIDWLAVLQVIWPFMMVGFILILVALIDLYRHRKARTNVMLWTILILFFNTIGPILYFTIGRKGAKHHEVRN from the coding sequence TTGAAACTTCACTATGGGTTAGATGAATTGAATGACATTGATTGGTTGGCTGTATTACAGGTTATATGGCCGTTTATGATGGTTGGCTTCATCCTTATCCTTGTTGCATTAATTGATTTGTATCGTCATCGAAAAGCAAGAACAAATGTTATGTTATGGACAATCCTTATTTTATTTTTTAATACTATTGGTCCAATTTTATATTTCACTATTGGGCGAAAAGGAGCGAAACATCATGAAGTTAGAAATTAA
- a CDS encoding ABC transporter ATP-binding protein — translation MKLEIKEVTKTFKAKTAVNNFSMVVETGQCVGLIGPNGAGKSTLIKIIADILNAEKGEVLLDGKKIKTMKKEIGYLPQYPDFFHWMTATETLFFMGQLSGITKQELVKEVPAILTKVGLINEQHEKVQTFSGGMKQRLGIAQTLLHKPSFIVMDEPVSALDPIGRREVLNLIQEIKHETTILLSTHILGDAEEICERFVIMKQGKKIEDTTLDKLTNNHEAVVHLELASHNMLWVQIIEKLPYVKNVEVLGKKAKITLDNIQQNKDRLIRDAMDNNMDIVKFEVGSSETLEDIFLKMVVSV, via the coding sequence ATGAAGTTAGAAATTAAAGAGGTGACTAAAACATTTAAAGCAAAGACAGCAGTCAATAATTTCTCGATGGTGGTTGAAACTGGACAATGTGTAGGGCTAATTGGACCTAATGGTGCTGGAAAGTCTACGTTAATCAAAATTATTGCAGATATTTTAAATGCGGAAAAAGGAGAAGTCCTTCTAGATGGGAAAAAAATTAAAACCATGAAAAAAGAAATTGGTTACCTTCCACAATATCCTGATTTCTTTCATTGGATGACAGCTACAGAAACACTCTTTTTTATGGGACAGTTATCTGGCATAACAAAACAAGAGTTGGTGAAGGAAGTACCAGCTATTTTAACAAAAGTTGGGCTTATAAATGAACAACATGAGAAAGTTCAAACATTTTCTGGGGGAATGAAGCAAAGGCTTGGCATTGCCCAAACACTGTTACATAAGCCATCTTTTATTGTCATGGATGAGCCTGTATCGGCATTAGATCCAATAGGCAGAAGAGAGGTCTTAAATTTAATACAAGAAATTAAACATGAAACGACTATTCTATTATCTACTCATATTTTAGGGGATGCAGAAGAAATATGTGAACGCTTTGTCATTATGAAACAAGGTAAGAAAATTGAGGATACGACATTAGATAAATTAACTAACAATCACGAAGCGGTTGTGCATCTTGAATTGGCATCACATAATATGCTTTGGGTGCAAATCATTGAAAAGCTCCCATATGTTAAGAATGTTGAAGTATTAGGCAAGAAGGCGAAGATTACCCTCGATAATATTCAGCAAAATAAAGATAGGTTGATTCGTGATGCAATGGACAACAACATGGATATCGTTAAATTTGAAGTTGGAAGCAGTGAGACGTTAGAAGATATCTTTTTAAAAATGGTGGTGAGTGTATGA
- the ribE gene encoding riboflavin synthase: MFTGIIEDIGTVKTLQSDRQSMEITVISPKIVADVKLGDSIAVNGVCLTVTHYNDQELTMDVMPETVKATNLQQLTVGHAVNLERAMPANGRFGGHFVSGHVDGVGKIIRKRPMANAVYIDIELSEDLTSYCIPKGSITIDGTSLTLFHVEKNSVTVSLIPHTYKETVLGVKNVGALVNIETDLVGKYIIHQLKGGLQSSTITKDYLAKHGF; this comes from the coding sequence ATGTTTACAGGTATTATTGAGGATATTGGCACAGTAAAAACCTTGCAAAGCGATAGGCAAAGTATGGAAATAACAGTGATTTCGCCCAAAATAGTGGCGGATGTGAAGCTCGGGGATAGTATAGCCGTTAATGGGGTTTGTTTGACAGTAACTCATTACAATGACCAAGAGCTGACAATGGATGTAATGCCTGAAACAGTGAAAGCGACGAATTTACAGCAATTAACTGTTGGTCATGCAGTCAATTTAGAGCGTGCAATGCCAGCCAATGGACGATTTGGTGGCCATTTTGTTTCAGGTCATGTAGATGGTGTAGGGAAAATTATACGCAAACGCCCAATGGCAAATGCGGTCTATATTGATATCGAACTTTCAGAGGACTTAACTAGCTATTGTATTCCTAAAGGTTCAATCACAATTGATGGAACGAGTTTAACGCTCTTTCATGTTGAAAAAAACAGTGTCACAGTATCGCTTATTCCACACACATACAAAGAAACCGTACTAGGTGTTAAAAATGTTGGGGCACTGGTCAATATTGAAACCGATTTAGTAGGCAAATACATTATTCACCAGTTAAAGGGTGGTCTGCAATCGTCAACCATTACAAAAGATTACTTAGCGAAGCATGGTTTTTAA
- the ribB gene encoding 3,4-dihydroxy-2-butanone-4-phosphate synthase, whose translation MLLHSIEEAIADLKQGNMIVVVDDEDRENEGDLLALAEFMSPETINFMATYGRGLICTPISQQLAQKLALQPMVINNTDNHQTAFTVSIDYKETTTGISAFERALTIQKMLVSHAQASDFRRPGHVFPLIAKENGVLERRGHTEATIDLAKLCNSVQAGVICEIMGDNGEMLRFDELVKYAQKHKLKMISIDALATYRRQHMQIENSLTM comes from the coding sequence ATGTTGCTACATTCAATTGAAGAAGCAATTGCCGATTTAAAACAGGGCAATATGATTGTTGTTGTGGATGATGAAGACCGTGAAAATGAAGGAGATCTACTGGCCCTTGCAGAGTTTATGTCACCAGAAACGATTAATTTCATGGCAACATATGGAAGAGGTCTTATTTGTACACCTATTTCACAGCAGCTCGCACAAAAATTAGCGTTACAGCCAATGGTCATAAATAACACCGATAATCACCAAACAGCGTTTACTGTCAGTATTGACTATAAAGAGACAACAACAGGCATTAGTGCTTTTGAACGTGCTTTGACGATTCAAAAAATGCTAGTGTCACATGCACAAGCATCGGATTTCCGTCGACCTGGACATGTTTTTCCGCTAATTGCGAAAGAAAATGGGGTATTAGAGCGCCGAGGACATACGGAGGCTACTATCGATTTAGCAAAACTTTGCAACAGTGTACAAGCTGGCGTGATATGTGAAATTATGGGCGATAATGGAGAAATGCTGCGCTTTGATGAGTTAGTCAAATATGCACAAAAACATAAATTAAAAATGATTTCGATTGACGCATTAGCAACATATCGTCGTCAACATATGCAAATAGAAAATTCACTTACTATGTAA
- the ribE gene encoding 6,7-dimethyl-8-ribityllumazine synthase, which yields MGKTFEAQLIGNDLKIAVVVGRFNEFITSKLLSGALDGLKRHGVDDDLIDVAWVPGAFEVPFIAKQLAETKKYDAIIGLGTVIRGSTTHYDYVCNESAKGIANVSLSTNVPVIFGIVTTENIEQAIERAGTKSGNKGYDAAMSAIEMANLQKMIG from the coding sequence ATGGGAAAAACATTTGAAGCACAATTAATTGGCAATGATTTAAAAATAGCGGTGGTTGTTGGTCGTTTTAATGAATTTATAACAAGTAAATTATTAAGTGGTGCATTAGATGGGCTAAAGCGTCATGGTGTAGACGATGATTTAATAGATGTTGCGTGGGTGCCAGGTGCATTTGAAGTACCGTTTATCGCAAAGCAACTAGCTGAAACGAAAAAATATGATGCCATTATAGGTTTGGGTACAGTTATTCGTGGCTCTACAACACATTATGATTATGTGTGTAACGAATCAGCTAAAGGCATTGCAAACGTATCGCTTTCGACAAATGTACCAGTTATTTTTGGGATTGTCACAACGGAAAATATTGAGCAAGCGATTGAACGTGCTGGAACAAAATCTGGCAATAAAGGTTATGACGCAGCGATGTCCGCAATTGAAATGGCTAATTTACAAAAAATGATTGGCTAA
- a CDS encoding spore germination protein — MRNIQSIEQEIELKMLKELFQRSADVIFQSFTFQQHHVYFITCESMVDPFLLNKVIIDRVQSLFEDSSVKLLEEKIKNDLHIPNLQKVTNLDDAITRVYSGFVLLYFEGEKILFSSKITKKPNRNPEETKQELVVKGPRDDFIEDVFINVALIRKRLPTNSLCVETVEVGKRSKTTVAVLYMGDITDKAMVTEIKKQLNKINTDVVFSGDIMMESVEKTAKILPRHDYTGRPDFAIQALSRGRILLFVDGVSYAIITPPNNFLLFKSGEDNDYPTIVGALERLLRIVGILISMLLPGFWLALSTYHQEQMPILLLATVVQSRTGLPFPTILEILLMLFMFEIFREANLRLPSILSGTMSVVGGLIIGDAAIKAGITSPSMIVVIAISSIAAYTLVNQSFVTAMSIFRLFVILMAAFFGLFGFFLSLFFILIYFANIRVLGVPYLNIGANLNWSDTKKTLIRLSPKGYSKRPKFLHPQDETRTSSKN, encoded by the coding sequence ATGAGGAATATTCAATCAATAGAACAAGAAATCGAATTGAAAATGTTGAAAGAATTATTTCAACGCTCTGCTGACGTAATTTTTCAATCCTTTACCTTTCAACAACATCATGTTTATTTTATTACATGTGAGTCGATGGTCGATCCGTTTTTATTGAATAAGGTCATTATCGATCGAGTTCAATCTTTGTTTGAAGACAGCTCTGTAAAATTATTAGAGGAAAAAATAAAAAACGATTTACACATTCCTAATCTTCAAAAAGTAACAAATTTAGATGATGCTATTACGCGTGTCTATTCAGGGTTTGTTTTGCTTTACTTTGAAGGGGAAAAAATTTTATTTTCAAGTAAAATTACTAAAAAACCAAATCGAAATCCTGAAGAAACAAAGCAAGAACTAGTGGTAAAAGGGCCGAGAGATGATTTTATAGAAGATGTCTTTATTAATGTGGCCTTAATTCGTAAGCGCTTGCCTACAAATTCCCTATGCGTGGAAACGGTGGAAGTCGGAAAGCGCTCTAAAACGACAGTAGCTGTTCTGTACATGGGTGATATAACCGACAAAGCAATGGTTACTGAAATAAAAAAACAATTAAATAAAATTAATACAGACGTTGTCTTTAGTGGCGATATAATGATGGAAAGTGTGGAAAAAACCGCAAAAATTTTGCCGCGACATGATTATACAGGTCGGCCAGATTTTGCAATACAAGCGCTAAGCAGAGGACGGATTCTTCTTTTTGTCGATGGTGTATCTTACGCAATCATTACGCCACCTAATAATTTTTTACTTTTTAAATCAGGTGAGGATAACGATTATCCAACTATAGTCGGTGCATTAGAGCGACTGTTACGAATCGTAGGTATATTAATAAGTATGCTTTTACCCGGTTTTTGGCTAGCCTTATCGACTTATCATCAAGAGCAGATGCCTATACTACTGTTAGCGACGGTTGTCCAATCACGTACTGGTTTGCCTTTTCCTACGATATTGGAAATATTACTAATGTTATTTATGTTTGAAATATTTCGCGAAGCAAATCTACGCTTACCGTCTATTTTAAGCGGAACCATGAGTGTTGTAGGGGGACTAATCATCGGAGATGCGGCAATCAAGGCAGGGATAACGAGCCCTTCCATGATCGTCGTAATTGCTATCTCAAGTATTGCAGCCTATACTCTTGTCAATCAATCCTTTGTAACTGCAATGAGTATTTTCCGTTTATTTGTTATCTTAATGGCCGCTTTCTTTGGTTTATTTGGTTTCTTTTTGTCCCTGTTTTTCATTCTTATTTACTTTGCGAATATCCGTGTATTAGGCGTTCCGTACTTAAATATTGGTGCCAATTTAAACTGGTCCGATACCAAGAAAACTTTAATACGTCTATCGCCAAAAGGATATAGTAAACGACCAAAATTTTTACATCCTCAAGATGAGACAAGAACATCGAGCAAAAATTAG
- a CDS encoding DUF1540 domain-containing protein, producing MPNVQVSCAVSNCVFHAKGNYCGAEKIAIDMDKRNTNKRDAEFASDFELHTMSEEAAAIQSSDTCCKTFRSKEKNFR from the coding sequence ATGCCGAATGTCCAAGTTAGCTGTGCAGTATCAAATTGTGTGTTCCATGCCAAAGGTAATTATTGCGGAGCTGAAAAAATTGCAATTGACATGGATAAACGTAATACGAACAAACGTGATGCGGAATTTGCTTCTGACTTTGAGTTGCATACAATGTCAGAAGAAGCAGCAGCCATTCAATCATCCGATACGTGTTGTAAAACATTCAGATCGAAAGAAAAAAACTTTAGATAA
- a CDS encoding Spo0B domain-containing protein, whose translation MKNRKIKLILVLATVLLSLFTSLNVLTSYVKMKKTVEESIANQSLEAAISIASSIDVKLYQQFANNPVKNATYWEIRRYLNDAREKLGALNVYTLEIDNPKVSKTMIAGVPNHLTVGFDIGQVCTVPEKQIKLAYQGLTYVTNVINDPQHGDYLSVGAPIKNDKGQIIGYLGIDISADKLNGIKGKVLENNLFLFIYNGIFILIVIASFFFLQRWYQKEVTKEVEVTEDTYQTEIKALITSVSSLRHDFTNHIQVLHGLLQLGEPDQAKQYLSSLSKEVQEIKSLKLNINHPGLSILLQTKKLAAQNHNIEMDISVSQDTFDKIKTTDIIKLLSNLIDNAIDATIELPESDRKMKICCHADEMKYVFEIVNTGPTITDPDQIFKQGFTTKKAELGKIRGQGLFIVKEVVKKYNGNISIQSTGEFETTAIVIIPLK comes from the coding sequence ATGAAAAATCGTAAAATTAAACTAATATTAGTATTAGCGACTGTCTTATTGTCATTGTTCACAAGTTTAAATGTGCTCACTTCATATGTGAAAATGAAAAAGACGGTGGAAGAATCCATCGCTAACCAGAGCCTAGAAGCGGCTATTTCCATCGCATCATCAATTGATGTTAAGTTGTATCAACAATTTGCAAATAATCCTGTGAAAAATGCAACTTATTGGGAAATAAGAAGATACTTAAATGATGCAAGAGAAAAATTAGGGGCCTTAAATGTCTATACTTTAGAAATTGATAATCCTAAAGTATCAAAAACGATGATTGCTGGTGTTCCCAATCATCTCACAGTAGGCTTTGATATTGGGCAAGTTTGTACTGTTCCAGAAAAGCAAATCAAACTAGCTTATCAAGGGTTGACATATGTTACGAATGTCATTAATGACCCTCAACACGGAGACTATCTTTCTGTAGGCGCTCCAATTAAGAATGACAAAGGTCAAATTATTGGCTATCTAGGGATTGATATAAGCGCAGACAAACTTAATGGTATAAAAGGCAAAGTATTAGAAAATAATTTATTCTTGTTTATTTATAATGGAATATTTATATTGATCGTTATTGCATCGTTTTTCTTTTTACAGAGATGGTATCAAAAAGAAGTGACAAAAGAAGTAGAGGTAACAGAAGATACCTACCAAACTGAAATAAAAGCGTTAATTACCTCTGTATCGTCCTTAAGACATGACTTTACCAATCATATTCAAGTGTTGCATGGGCTTTTACAATTGGGAGAGCCAGATCAAGCGAAACAGTATTTATCATCATTATCTAAAGAGGTACAGGAAATAAAGTCATTGAAATTAAATATTAACCATCCGGGGCTATCGATTTTATTGCAAACTAAAAAGTTAGCTGCTCAAAATCATAATATTGAGATGGATATATCAGTTTCGCAGGATACTTTCGATAAAATAAAAACGACTGATATCATTAAATTATTATCAAATTTAATTGATAATGCGATTGATGCGACAATTGAATTGCCTGAAAGTGACCGCAAAATGAAAATTTGTTGTCATGCGGATGAAATGAAGTATGTATTTGAAATTGTTAATACAGGACCAACCATTACGGACCCAGATCAAATCTTTAAGCAAGGGTTTACAACGAAAAAAGCTGAACTAGGAAAAATTAGAGGTCAAGGCTTGTTTATTGTGAAAGAAGTTGTGAAAAAATACAACGGCAACATTTCTATCCAATCAACAGGGGAATTTGAGACAACGGCGATTGTAATCATTCCTTTAAAGTAA
- a CDS encoding histidine phosphatase family protein: MEKPILDLLRAGGLILYVRHGEATVGEDQPYVNFQNCYTQRNLSDYGRQEAVYYGQMLRYWQIPISSPIITSPFCRTIETAQLAFPTMYLQIDPFWFTITKLAETFSTTEQQQILKDAQQHLEVKPPLGTNQVIIAHSFPKGTSIGEISSMGTVIIKPKGVGNGYEIVKQLTLADLATLGTSQK; encoded by the coding sequence TTGGAAAAACCAATCCTTGATTTACTAAGAGCAGGTGGACTGATTTTATATGTTAGACATGGAGAAGCAACTGTTGGTGAAGATCAGCCATATGTTAATTTTCAAAACTGTTATACACAAAGAAATTTATCTGATTACGGACGGCAAGAAGCCGTTTACTATGGACAGATGCTACGTTATTGGCAAATTCCAATTAGTTCACCTATAATAACAAGTCCGTTTTGTCGAACAATTGAAACGGCACAGCTTGCCTTCCCAACAATGTATCTACAAATTGACCCGTTTTGGTTTACAATTACTAAATTAGCAGAAACCTTTTCCACAACTGAACAACAACAAATTTTAAAGGATGCCCAACAACATTTAGAAGTAAAACCACCACTTGGAACTAATCAAGTAATTATTGCGCACAGTTTTCCGAAAGGGACTTCCATAGGTGAAATTTCAAGCATGGGAACCGTTATTATTAAGCCTAAAGGTGTGGGCAATGGCTATGAAATTGTAAAACAGCTAACATTAGCCGATTTAGCAACCTTAGGGACGTCACAAAAATAA
- a CDS encoding cold shock domain-containing protein, which yields MKQEGIVKWYKDEKGYGRIMLNGEKDNHVFVHFSSILPDKERFSTAFRFLKQGQKVSFDLHEIPNSTDQKQVAENVIVLSD from the coding sequence ATGAAACAAGAAGGAATTGTCAAATGGTATAAAGACGAAAAAGGCTATGGACGTATTATGCTTAATGGTGAGAAAGACAATCATGTTTTTGTTCATTTTAGTTCGATTTTACCCGATAAGGAGAGATTTTCAACTGCATTTCGCTTTTTGAAACAAGGTCAAAAAGTCTCCTTTGATTTACATGAAATACCCAATTCTACTGACCAAAAGCAGGTTGCAGAAAATGTCATTGTGCTGTCAGACTAA